From the Myxococcales bacterium genome, the window GACGGCAAGACGGTTCCAGCTGGAACACCTTTGCTGCGCATCTCCGGTTCAGTCTTGAGCGTGCTGGCGGGCGAACGTCTCGCACTCAACTTTCTCGGACGCATGGCCGGAGTCGCCACACACACCCGAGCCTATGTCGACGCGGTTTCGGGCAGTGGCGTCGAGATCATCGATACCCGCAAGACCATTCCGGGGTGGCGACTGCTCGACAAGTACGCGGTCCTGGCCGGGGGCGGTAGCAATCACCGCATCGGCCTGTTCGACGGCATCTTGCTCAAGGACAACCACATCGCTGCAGCGGGTGGAGTTGCCCAAGCCGTGCGACTGGCTCGCCAAAACGCTCCGGCAAACCTGCGCGTCCAGTGCGAAGTTGAATCCCTCGACCAGGCTCGCGAAGCCGTCGATGCAGGGGTCGATCTCTTGCTCCTCGACAACCGCAGCCCAGCAGAGATCCGCGAGATCGCCGATGCAATGCCCGAGGGTCTATTGCTCGAAGCGTCCGGCGGCATCTCGCTCGACAATGTCCGAGCCTATGCCGAAGCGGGCGTCCATCGAATCTCCGTCGGCGCCCTCACCCATTCCGCCAAAGTCGCGGACGTTTCGCTCGAAATGGAGGCGGGACCGGGGACAGCGGCCCGCCGCCGCAAGCATCGTGGCTAGCGGCGGCGCAGGACGGGTCCTCGAAATCCTCGGCCAGTCGCCGGGAAGTCCGCTCTCCGGAGAACGGTTGTCCGAACAACTCGGCGTCAGCCGCGCCCAGATCTGGAAACACGTCGAACGCTTGCGAGGTCGCGGCTATACGATCGAGGGGGAACGCGGCGGCGGCTACCTGCTGACCTCACGGCCCGACCGATTGTATCCCGAGGAACTCCAGGCCGGGCTCGGCAATCTCTGGCTCGCAAAGGACATCCACTACTTCGACTCGACGGATTCGACCAATCGGGTCGCCTTCGATCTCGCCCGAGAGGGAGCCGAACACGGAACCGCGGTCGTCGCCGAAGGCCAGACCGCCGGGCGTGGCCGTTTGCGTCGCTCCTTCTTCTCTCCCCAGTATCTGAACGTCTACACCTCAATCGTGCTGCGCCCCCAACTCGACACCGCCCAGGCACCAACCCTGATTCCGAGCGCGGCGATCGCGGTGGCCGACGCAATCGCCAACTCCCTGAGCGACCCCGACTGTGTCGCAATCAAATGGCCAAACGACATCCTGCTCTCGGGGCTCAAGACCTCGGGCATCTTGATGGAACTCAGCGCCGAAGCCACCCAAATCGATTTCGTAATCCTCGGAATCGGCGTCAACCTCAACATCGAACGCAGCGAGCTACCCGAAGAGTTCCGCGATCGCGCAACCAGCCTGCGCAGCCACGAAGGAAAAACAATCGACCGCGCCGCCTTCGTCCGGCAGTTGTACACATGCCTCGAAGAAGTACTCGACCTCCACGCTCAAAAGGGATTTACGGCATTGCTCCCCCGCTACGACGCACGTTTTTCGATGAAGGGGCAGCAGGTTCAAGTTTCGGGGGTGGACGGGTCGACTTTGCTCGGTACGGCGCGAGG encodes:
- the nadC gene encoding carboxylating nicotinate-nucleotide diphosphorylase; its protein translation is MLVLALAEDIGPGDVTSGTVLSRDARGQARIESRQTMVVCGLPLVEEVFRSIDPGLDLQLQTEDGKTVPAGTPLLRISGSVLSVLAGERLALNFLGRMAGVATHTRAYVDAVSGSGVEIIDTRKTIPGWRLLDKYAVLAGGGSNHRIGLFDGILLKDNHIAAAGGVAQAVRLARQNAPANLRVQCEVESLDQAREAVDAGVDLLLLDNRSPAEIREIADAMPEGLLLEASGGISLDNVRAYAEAGVHRISVGALTHSAKVADVSLEMEAGPGTAARRRKHRG
- a CDS encoding biotin--[acetyl-CoA-carboxylase] ligase, which gives rise to MASGGAGRVLEILGQSPGSPLSGERLSEQLGVSRAQIWKHVERLRGRGYTIEGERGGGYLLTSRPDRLYPEELQAGLGNLWLAKDIHYFDSTDSTNRVAFDLAREGAEHGTAVVAEGQTAGRGRLRRSFFSPQYLNVYTSIVLRPQLDTAQAPTLIPSAAIAVADAIANSLSDPDCVAIKWPNDILLSGLKTSGILMELSAEATQIDFVILGIGVNLNIERSELPEEFRDRATSLRSHEGKTIDRAAFVRQLYTCLEEVLDLHAQKGFTALLPRYDARFSMKGQQVQVSGVDGSTLLGTARGIAEDGALELERDDGEVLRVIAGDVTLVRPGDR